The proteins below come from a single Lineus longissimus chromosome 5, tnLinLong1.2, whole genome shotgun sequence genomic window:
- the LOC135488497 gene encoding testis-expressed protein 11-like isoform X2, giving the protein MASIASYSAQLQNLIKEIHQNDIGKDKTDEVLESMLQLVEKVQPATINKPENKSDRALLESSAVSLWNLAVARKTQGLYSAHTNARYCDNPGMAESSLLLATECLEKLRKLLVDRIGGGGETSANKKRKLEVEKDMFKVLAYRAEASCAQGQQEEALNLIKTAKEMLHVLPKEGGFLSMLAYNFGVDCYRREQYEHSITWLRESFQTGKDQTSVGGKNQARTLRLLANAYLDWDAEQYWQKALNAVGLANAEHLHPAGLYLKVKILLLGETQDDRLKSALEDVYRHVDLSIELGLNAIKLLIQHKKPSLAVDGFKQLEQRYKHTPELGKIYAQHLEMLLLERETEEAKMLVEECIQDHHTGQPLDMGVRKTFHVMIWEQAAVAFESKDFPASLEWYNFSLSLFGPNERNDKNVSKLHRNRASCYIGMQNYEKAKSAMDEAEICESKSPFTSFLTFKVALLQGNDEKAIEALVKMSEEISAMKDMDAVQGLICLAAQISFEKSNQNIAVRALESLVAHSSHIQQVMTALRCLTRLRLSFLAKEDKNRKDVTAVISYLKTAYSKLDDLNQKIQLGNMKEVEGDTRTMLNSEATWFMKIAWNLSLQCNDSSSDMHDLFLLCSKFGQLCIIDMANLVRQKTCMLMAAAAGLQMARETKDLAEKRVSLKMVLDYIQDCRDICDKITENRIRDTGTKSKDSTAVLLILYEFEAKAGLGEEDLDTVLAKALALPNSDSKTFETIAALSMEPPSENRSISIRALKVAVKKHIQSDPINYNKLSKIFHSLIQLSLQCGLSVDPNSIEEAYSYFVEVQDLISNKARQEYPEMEVLWLMTKAWNCGIHLYSAGKFTDAERWCSLSMGLLKHLTSMKLGYETQMTTVYAEVLARIDSGKAKGRFEE; this is encoded by the exons ATGGCGTCCATAGCATCATATTCTGCACAACTACAAA ATTTGATTAAAGAAATCCACCAGAATGATATTGGCAAAGACAAGACAGATGAAGTCCTGGAGAGCATGTTACAACTTGTTGAGAAAGTCCAACCTGCCACGATTAATAAACCAGAAAACAAAAGTGACAGAGCTCTG TTAGAATCCAGTGCTGTCTCATTATGGAACTTGGCTGTTGCGAGGAAGACCCAAGGGTTGTACTCCGCTCACACCAATGCCAGAT ATTGCGATAATCCAGGGATGGCTGAGAGCTCATTGCTGCTGGCAACTGAG TGTCTTGAGAAATTACGAAAGTTGCTGGTTGACAGGATTGGAGGTGGAGGAGAAACTTCTGCCAACAAAAAGCGAAAACTAGAAGTTGAAAAAGATATGTTCAAGGTGTTGGCCTACAGAGCTGAAGCA AGTTGTGCTCAGGGACAGCAAGAGGAAGCCCTCAACCTGATAAAAACTGCCAAGGAGATGCTCCATGTACTTCCAAAGGAGGGTGGATTTCTTTCAATGTTGGCGTACAACTTTGGTGTGGATTGCTACAGGAGAGAACAGTATGAACACAGCATCACTTGGCTGAGAGAAAGCTTTCAGACGGGCAAAGACCAGACATCTGTAGGAGGGAAGAATCAGGCAAGGACATTGAGGTTACTGGCTAATGCTTACTTGGACTGGGATGCTGAGCAGTACTGGCAGAAAGCATTGAATGCTGTAGGACTGGCAAATGCG GAACACTTGCACCCTGCTGGTCTGTATCTGAAGGTGAAAATACTCCTCCTGGGTGAGACTCAGGATGACAGATTGAAATCAG CTTTAGAAGACGTCTACCGGCATGTTGATCTCAGCATTGAATTGGGTTTGAATGCAATCAAATTATTGATCCAACATAAGAA GCCCAGTCTTGCGGTGGATGGTTTCAAACAGTTAGAACAAAGATATAAACACACTCCAGAGCTTGGTAAGATCTACGCCCAGCATCTCGAGATGCTGCTGCTGGAGAGAGAGACAGAAGAGGCTAAGATGCTGGTTGAGGAGTGTATCCAGGACCATCACACGGGTCAGCCTCTGGATATGGGTGTCAGGAAGACGTTTCATGTGATGATTTGGGAACAGGCTGCTGTCGCATTTGAG agCAAAGATTTTCCAGCCTCGCTTGAGTGGTATAACTTCTCACTCAGTCTCTTTGGACCCAATGAGAGGAATGACAAGAATGTCTCCAAACTCCATCGGAATAGAGCCTCCTGCTACATCGGCATGCAGAATTACGAGAAAGCGAAGTCAGCAATGGACGAGGCTGAAATTTGTGAAAGCAAGTCACCGTTTACGAGTTTTCTGACATTCAAGGTGGCGCTTCTGCAAGGGAATGATGAGAAAG CTATTGAGGCACTGGTGAAGATGTCAGAAGAGATCTCTGCTATGAAAGACATGGATGCCGTCCAAGGACTGATTTGCCTTGCTGCTCAAATATCATTTGAG AAAAGTAATCAAAACATCGCCGTGCGTGCCTTAGAAAGTCTTGTTGCCCATTCGTCTCACATTCAACAGGTGATGACAGCCCTCCGATGCCTCACCAGACTGCGGTTATCCTTCTTGGCAAAGGAAGACAAAAATAG GAAAGATGTGACTGCTGTTATCTCCTATCTCAAAACAG CCTATTCCAAGTTAGATGACCTGAACCAGAAAATCCAGTTGGGAAATATGAAGGAAGTAGAGGGTGACACAAGGACAATGCTAAATAGTGAAGCCACGTGGTTTATGAAAATCG CATGGAACTTGTCCCTACAATGCAACGATTCCAGTAGTGACATGCACGATCTCTTCCTGCTGTGCTCAAAG tttggaCAGCTTTGTATAATTGACATGGCCAACTTGGTCAGGCAGAAAACATGTATGTTGATGGCTGCAGCTGCTGGTCTTCAGATGGCACGAGAGACCAAGGACCTTGCTGAGAAG agggtgtccttgaaaATGGTTTTGGATTATATCCAGGATTGCCGTGACATTTGTGATAAGATAACTGAAAACAGAATACGAGATACAG gCACCAAAAGTAAAGATTCTACAGCTGTGCTCCTCATCCTGTACGAGTTTGAAGCCAAGGCTGGCCTCGGAGAGGAAGACTTGGACACTGTCCTGGCGAAGGCACTGGCTCTTCCTAATTCTGACTCAAAGACGTTTGAAACTATAGCAG CTTTATCCATGGAGCCGCCATCAGAGAACAGAAGTATCAGCATCCGAGCCCTAAAAGTTGCCGTAAAGAAGCATATCCAATCTGATCCAATTAACTACAACAAATTAAG TAAAATCTTCCACAGTCTCATACAGTTGTCCCTCCAATGTGGCCTCTCCGTTGACCCTAATAGTATAGAGGAAGCCTACTCCTACTTTGTGGAGGTCCAGGACTTGATATCTAACAAAGCTAGGCAGGAGTACCCGGAGATGGAGGTACTGTGGTTGATGACAAAGGCTTGGAACTGTGGTATTCATCTCTACAG TGCAGGAAAATTCACTGATGCGGAAAGATGGTGCAGCCTTAGTATGGGACTATTGAAGCATCTGACGTCAATGAAGTTGGGCTATGAAACGCAG ATGACTACAGTGTATGCCGAGGTGCTTGCAAGAATAGACTCTGGGAAAGCGAAGGGCCGTTTTGAGGAGTGA
- the LOC135488497 gene encoding testis-expressed protein 11-like isoform X1, producing MASIASYSAQLQNLIKEIHQNDIGKDKTDEVLESMLQLVEKVQPATINKPENKSDRALLESSAVSLWNLAVARKTQGLYSAHTNARLRYIACHLVFISETAEDADENVYKKQILMAVKTGRAWLDCDNPGMAESSLLLATECLEKLRKLLVDRIGGGGETSANKKRKLEVEKDMFKVLAYRAEASCAQGQQEEALNLIKTAKEMLHVLPKEGGFLSMLAYNFGVDCYRREQYEHSITWLRESFQTGKDQTSVGGKNQARTLRLLANAYLDWDAEQYWQKALNAVGLANAEHLHPAGLYLKVKILLLGETQDDRLKSALEDVYRHVDLSIELGLNAIKLLIQHKKPSLAVDGFKQLEQRYKHTPELGKIYAQHLEMLLLERETEEAKMLVEECIQDHHTGQPLDMGVRKTFHVMIWEQAAVAFESKDFPASLEWYNFSLSLFGPNERNDKNVSKLHRNRASCYIGMQNYEKAKSAMDEAEICESKSPFTSFLTFKVALLQGNDEKAIEALVKMSEEISAMKDMDAVQGLICLAAQISFEKSNQNIAVRALESLVAHSSHIQQVMTALRCLTRLRLSFLAKEDKNRKDVTAVISYLKTAYSKLDDLNQKIQLGNMKEVEGDTRTMLNSEATWFMKIAWNLSLQCNDSSSDMHDLFLLCSKFGQLCIIDMANLVRQKTCMLMAAAAGLQMARETKDLAEKRVSLKMVLDYIQDCRDICDKITENRIRDTGTKSKDSTAVLLILYEFEAKAGLGEEDLDTVLAKALALPNSDSKTFETIAALSMEPPSENRSISIRALKVAVKKHIQSDPINYNKLSKIFHSLIQLSLQCGLSVDPNSIEEAYSYFVEVQDLISNKARQEYPEMEVLWLMTKAWNCGIHLYSAGKFTDAERWCSLSMGLLKHLTSMKLGYETQMTTVYAEVLARIDSGKAKGRFEE from the exons ATGGCGTCCATAGCATCATATTCTGCACAACTACAAA ATTTGATTAAAGAAATCCACCAGAATGATATTGGCAAAGACAAGACAGATGAAGTCCTGGAGAGCATGTTACAACTTGTTGAGAAAGTCCAACCTGCCACGATTAATAAACCAGAAAACAAAAGTGACAGAGCTCTG TTAGAATCCAGTGCTGTCTCATTATGGAACTTGGCTGTTGCGAGGAAGACCCAAGGGTTGTACTCCGCTCACACCAATGCCAGAT TGAGGTACATTGCGTGTCATCTTGTGTTCATATCCGAAACTGCTGAAGATGCTGACGAGAATGTCTACAAGAAGCAGATCCTGATGGCAGTTAAAACGGGACGAGCTTGGCTAG ATTGCGATAATCCAGGGATGGCTGAGAGCTCATTGCTGCTGGCAACTGAG TGTCTTGAGAAATTACGAAAGTTGCTGGTTGACAGGATTGGAGGTGGAGGAGAAACTTCTGCCAACAAAAAGCGAAAACTAGAAGTTGAAAAAGATATGTTCAAGGTGTTGGCCTACAGAGCTGAAGCA AGTTGTGCTCAGGGACAGCAAGAGGAAGCCCTCAACCTGATAAAAACTGCCAAGGAGATGCTCCATGTACTTCCAAAGGAGGGTGGATTTCTTTCAATGTTGGCGTACAACTTTGGTGTGGATTGCTACAGGAGAGAACAGTATGAACACAGCATCACTTGGCTGAGAGAAAGCTTTCAGACGGGCAAAGACCAGACATCTGTAGGAGGGAAGAATCAGGCAAGGACATTGAGGTTACTGGCTAATGCTTACTTGGACTGGGATGCTGAGCAGTACTGGCAGAAAGCATTGAATGCTGTAGGACTGGCAAATGCG GAACACTTGCACCCTGCTGGTCTGTATCTGAAGGTGAAAATACTCCTCCTGGGTGAGACTCAGGATGACAGATTGAAATCAG CTTTAGAAGACGTCTACCGGCATGTTGATCTCAGCATTGAATTGGGTTTGAATGCAATCAAATTATTGATCCAACATAAGAA GCCCAGTCTTGCGGTGGATGGTTTCAAACAGTTAGAACAAAGATATAAACACACTCCAGAGCTTGGTAAGATCTACGCCCAGCATCTCGAGATGCTGCTGCTGGAGAGAGAGACAGAAGAGGCTAAGATGCTGGTTGAGGAGTGTATCCAGGACCATCACACGGGTCAGCCTCTGGATATGGGTGTCAGGAAGACGTTTCATGTGATGATTTGGGAACAGGCTGCTGTCGCATTTGAG agCAAAGATTTTCCAGCCTCGCTTGAGTGGTATAACTTCTCACTCAGTCTCTTTGGACCCAATGAGAGGAATGACAAGAATGTCTCCAAACTCCATCGGAATAGAGCCTCCTGCTACATCGGCATGCAGAATTACGAGAAAGCGAAGTCAGCAATGGACGAGGCTGAAATTTGTGAAAGCAAGTCACCGTTTACGAGTTTTCTGACATTCAAGGTGGCGCTTCTGCAAGGGAATGATGAGAAAG CTATTGAGGCACTGGTGAAGATGTCAGAAGAGATCTCTGCTATGAAAGACATGGATGCCGTCCAAGGACTGATTTGCCTTGCTGCTCAAATATCATTTGAG AAAAGTAATCAAAACATCGCCGTGCGTGCCTTAGAAAGTCTTGTTGCCCATTCGTCTCACATTCAACAGGTGATGACAGCCCTCCGATGCCTCACCAGACTGCGGTTATCCTTCTTGGCAAAGGAAGACAAAAATAG GAAAGATGTGACTGCTGTTATCTCCTATCTCAAAACAG CCTATTCCAAGTTAGATGACCTGAACCAGAAAATCCAGTTGGGAAATATGAAGGAAGTAGAGGGTGACACAAGGACAATGCTAAATAGTGAAGCCACGTGGTTTATGAAAATCG CATGGAACTTGTCCCTACAATGCAACGATTCCAGTAGTGACATGCACGATCTCTTCCTGCTGTGCTCAAAG tttggaCAGCTTTGTATAATTGACATGGCCAACTTGGTCAGGCAGAAAACATGTATGTTGATGGCTGCAGCTGCTGGTCTTCAGATGGCACGAGAGACCAAGGACCTTGCTGAGAAG agggtgtccttgaaaATGGTTTTGGATTATATCCAGGATTGCCGTGACATTTGTGATAAGATAACTGAAAACAGAATACGAGATACAG gCACCAAAAGTAAAGATTCTACAGCTGTGCTCCTCATCCTGTACGAGTTTGAAGCCAAGGCTGGCCTCGGAGAGGAAGACTTGGACACTGTCCTGGCGAAGGCACTGGCTCTTCCTAATTCTGACTCAAAGACGTTTGAAACTATAGCAG CTTTATCCATGGAGCCGCCATCAGAGAACAGAAGTATCAGCATCCGAGCCCTAAAAGTTGCCGTAAAGAAGCATATCCAATCTGATCCAATTAACTACAACAAATTAAG TAAAATCTTCCACAGTCTCATACAGTTGTCCCTCCAATGTGGCCTCTCCGTTGACCCTAATAGTATAGAGGAAGCCTACTCCTACTTTGTGGAGGTCCAGGACTTGATATCTAACAAAGCTAGGCAGGAGTACCCGGAGATGGAGGTACTGTGGTTGATGACAAAGGCTTGGAACTGTGGTATTCATCTCTACAG TGCAGGAAAATTCACTGATGCGGAAAGATGGTGCAGCCTTAGTATGGGACTATTGAAGCATCTGACGTCAATGAAGTTGGGCTATGAAACGCAG ATGACTACAGTGTATGCCGAGGTGCTTGCAAGAATAGACTCTGGGAAAGCGAAGGGCCGTTTTGAGGAGTGA